A region from the Sutcliffiella horikoshii genome encodes:
- the rseP gene encoding RIP metalloprotease RseP, with the protein MNTVIAFIIIFGVLVFVHELGHLVFAKRAGILCREFAIGFGPKVFSFKKNETVYTIRLLPIGGFVRMAGEDPETIEIKPGYHIGLLFNAKGEVNKVVVNNKDKHPDAKVIEVEYADLEKELVIRGYELNEEEVLKEYKVSEESYFVMDGQEVQNAPYNRQFGSKTLGQRTMAIFAGPMMNFVLAFFIFTFLGMVQGYPINESVIGELTPDGAAQAAGLQQGDKVVAINDTDVSTWEEVVKIIQVNPGEELDFLIERNGQSETIAITPKAETIEGETRGIIGVYMPMEQSFWGSFPKAASETYNWSKEIVVGLGKLITGQFSLDMLSGPVGIYKSTEVVAESGVFLLMRWAAVLSINLGIINLLPIPALDGGRLMFFAAEAVRGKPVDRHKEGLVHFIGFALLMLLMLVVTWNDIQKFFL; encoded by the coding sequence GTGAATACTGTTATCGCGTTTATTATCATTTTTGGAGTACTTGTTTTTGTCCATGAACTTGGGCATCTAGTATTCGCCAAAAGAGCCGGTATACTTTGTAGAGAATTTGCAATTGGGTTTGGTCCGAAAGTGTTTTCTTTCAAGAAAAATGAAACAGTCTATACGATAAGGCTTCTTCCTATTGGCGGTTTTGTACGTATGGCCGGGGAAGATCCTGAAACCATTGAAATCAAACCAGGCTATCATATTGGCCTCCTGTTCAACGCTAAAGGAGAAGTCAACAAAGTAGTAGTCAATAATAAAGACAAACACCCTGATGCAAAAGTTATCGAGGTTGAATATGCAGACCTTGAGAAGGAACTTGTCATCAGAGGATATGAATTGAATGAAGAGGAAGTCTTAAAGGAATATAAGGTAAGCGAGGAATCCTATTTTGTCATGGATGGGCAGGAAGTTCAAAACGCCCCTTATAACAGACAATTTGGATCAAAGACATTAGGTCAACGTACGATGGCAATATTTGCTGGACCTATGATGAACTTTGTCCTGGCCTTTTTCATCTTCACATTCCTTGGGATGGTACAAGGTTATCCTATCAACGAATCTGTTATCGGTGAATTGACTCCAGATGGAGCTGCACAGGCTGCCGGTCTGCAACAAGGTGACAAAGTGGTAGCAATTAATGATACAGATGTTTCGACCTGGGAAGAGGTAGTGAAAATCATTCAGGTAAACCCTGGCGAGGAACTTGATTTCTTGATTGAAAGAAACGGGCAATCCGAAACGATCGCAATTACGCCTAAAGCAGAAACCATTGAAGGTGAAACTCGCGGAATTATCGGAGTGTACATGCCGATGGAACAGTCCTTCTGGGGTTCTTTCCCTAAGGCTGCCTCTGAAACCTATAACTGGTCAAAAGAGATAGTGGTAGGGTTAGGTAAATTGATCACAGGTCAATTCTCTCTAGACATGCTATCTGGTCCTGTCGGGATTTATAAATCAACGGAAGTCGTCGCTGAATCCGGCGTATTCCTATTGATGAGATGGGCTGCGGTCCTTAGTATCAACTTAGGTATTATCAACCTTCTGCCAATTCCGGCACTGGACGGTGGAAGACTGATGTTCTTCGCAGCAGAAGCAGTCAGAGGAAAACCTGTTGACCGTCATAAAGAAGGGCTTGTCCACTTTATCGGCTTTGCGTTGTTAATGCTGTTGATGCTTGTTGTAACATGGAATGACATTCAGAAATTCTTCCTGTAA
- a CDS encoding proline--tRNA ligase: MKQSNMLIPTLREVPADAEVKSHQLLLRAGYIRQNTSGIYSFLPLGKKVLKKVEDVVREEMENAGAVELLMPAMQAAELWQESGRWYSYGPELMRLKDRHNREFALGATHEEVITTLVRDEVKSYKKLPLSLYQIQTKFRDEKRPRFGLLRGREFLMKDAYSFHANAESLDETYEKMFTAYSNIFTRLGLNFRAVIADSGAMGGKDTHEFMVLSEIGEDTIAYSTESSFAANIEMAPVVANYEKKAEAARDKEKVNTPDQKTMDEVASFLQMEKSDLIKSIVFKVDDKYVLVLARGDHEINDVKVKNFYQASVVETATAEEVQKVMGCSVGSLGPIGVPDSVEIIADTAVEYLVNAVTGANEEGVHNINVNPSRDFNAQYTDLRFIEEGDLSPDGQGVIKFAKGIEVGHIFKLGTRYSEAMGANFLDENGRNQPMIMGCYGIGVSRVLAAIVEQYHDENGIVWPKAVTPFDVHVIPVNMKNEAQASLAEEIYAELKNSGMAVLMDDRHERPGVKFADADLIGLPVRVTVGKKAEERIVEVKWRETGDMEEISVEELIQKLR; this comes from the coding sequence ATGAAACAAAGTAACATGCTAATTCCAACACTAAGAGAAGTACCGGCAGACGCTGAAGTCAAAAGCCACCAACTACTGCTAAGAGCAGGATATATCCGCCAAAACACAAGCGGCATCTACAGCTTTCTGCCACTAGGTAAAAAAGTGTTAAAGAAAGTAGAAGACGTTGTAAGAGAAGAAATGGAAAACGCAGGTGCAGTGGAACTGCTTATGCCAGCAATGCAGGCTGCCGAACTATGGCAAGAATCCGGAAGATGGTACTCCTACGGTCCAGAACTAATGAGACTGAAAGACCGTCATAACCGCGAATTCGCACTAGGTGCAACACATGAGGAAGTAATCACCACGCTTGTAAGAGACGAAGTAAAGTCTTATAAAAAACTTCCATTATCTCTTTATCAAATTCAAACTAAATTCCGTGACGAAAAACGCCCGCGCTTTGGTCTATTAAGAGGTCGCGAGTTCCTTATGAAGGACGCATATTCGTTCCATGCAAATGCAGAATCATTAGATGAGACCTACGAAAAGATGTTCACAGCCTATTCCAACATTTTTACAAGGCTTGGACTGAACTTCCGTGCGGTAATTGCAGATTCAGGAGCAATGGGCGGTAAGGATACACATGAGTTCATGGTTCTATCTGAAATCGGTGAAGACACCATTGCTTATTCTACTGAATCTTCCTTTGCAGCGAATATAGAAATGGCACCGGTAGTTGCTAATTATGAAAAGAAAGCGGAAGCGGCACGTGACAAGGAAAAGGTTAATACACCTGACCAGAAGACAATGGATGAAGTGGCAAGCTTCTTGCAAATGGAGAAATCCGACTTGATCAAATCCATCGTCTTTAAAGTAGATGATAAATACGTACTTGTTTTGGCAAGAGGGGATCACGAAATAAATGATGTAAAAGTCAAGAACTTTTACCAGGCTTCTGTCGTTGAGACTGCAACAGCTGAAGAAGTTCAAAAGGTGATGGGCTGTTCAGTTGGCTCTCTAGGTCCAATAGGAGTACCAGATTCTGTTGAAATCATTGCAGATACAGCTGTTGAGTATTTAGTCAATGCTGTTACAGGTGCTAATGAGGAAGGCGTTCATAACATCAATGTCAATCCATCCCGAGACTTTAACGCGCAATACACTGACTTGCGATTCATAGAGGAAGGGGATCTTTCTCCTGATGGACAAGGTGTCATTAAGTTTGCAAAAGGTATTGAGGTAGGTCATATCTTCAAACTTGGTACACGTTATAGTGAAGCAATGGGAGCAAACTTCCTTGATGAGAATGGAAGAAACCAGCCGATGATCATGGGTTGTTATGGAATTGGTGTTTCCCGTGTACTTGCTGCAATCGTGGAACAATATCATGATGAAAACGGAATTGTCTGGCCAAAAGCGGTAACCCCTTTTGATGTTCACGTAATTCCTGTAAATATGAAAAATGAAGCACAAGCCTCCTTGGCAGAAGAAATCTACGCTGAGCTGAAAAATTCCGGAATGGCTGTTCTGATGGATGATCGTCATGAACGTCCAGGTGTAAAATTTGCTGACGCTGATTTAATTGGACTTCCTGTACGAGTAACAGTTGGTAAAAAAGCCGAGGAAAGAATCGTTGAAGTTAAGTGGAGAGAAACAGGTGACATGGAAGAAATATCTGTGGAAGAATTAATACAAAAACTCCGTTAA
- a CDS encoding PolC-type DNA polymerase III, with protein MSQEKKDRLRLLLQQLELTSDDIFPYFAEAGIEKLTVEKTTKRWHFHFVLEKILPAKVYMLFYEKLTKSFAHIANVSFTVAVQNRSFEDSYIADYWPICLKELQGGSPPLMMLLNGQTPSLQGNKLMLKARNEAEAIAVKKKLSTTICSIYEGFGFPTFILDTTLSHSEEEYQQFVEQKQQEDKQKALAAVTEMQKKESSKDEGSVSGPVMIGYTIKDDAEIKTLAEIVEEERRVAVQGYVFDAETKELRSGRTLLTFKITDYTNSIMVKMFSRDKEDVPLLQAVKKGMWLKVRGSIQNDTFVRDLVMMANDINEFHGKEVLDTAPEGEKRVELHLHTPMSTMDAVSSISSLVAQAKKWGHEAIAVTDHAVAQAYPEAYAAGKKNGVKILYGLEVNLVDDGVPIAYNPTHRNLAEETYVVFDVETTGLSAMYDTIIELAAVKVRGGEIIDRFESFANPHHALSATTINLTGITDDMVQDAPEVGDVLKRFSDWMQDDILVAHNASFDMGFLNIGFQRIGLGKAKNPVIDTLELGRLLFPTLKNHRLNTLCKKFDIELTQHHRAIYDAEATGYLLVKMLKDALEKGITFHDELNEHSGTTDAYKRARPSHVTLLAVNEIGLKNIFKIVSISHMNYFFRVPRIPRSQLQKLREGIIVGTACDKGEVFEGMMQKSPDEVEGIAEFYDYIEVQPPSNYAHLLELELVRDEKALKEIITNIVKLGEKLEKPVVATGNVHYLKETDKIHREILVRSQSGANPLNRHQLPDVHFKTTDEMLAAFSFLGEEKAKEIVVSNTQKVAGMIEEIKPIKDDLYTPKIEGADEEIREMSYSRARSIYGDDLPEIVEKRIEKELKSIIGHGFAVIYLISQKLVKKSLDDGYLVGSRGSVGSSFVATMTEITEVNPLPPHYVCPSCKKSEFFDDGSVGSGFDLPDKDCPDCGEAFTKDGHDIPFETFLGFKGDKVPDIDLNFSGEYQPRAHNYTKVLFGEDYVFRAGTIGTVADKTAYGYVKGYANDRNLILRGAEVDRLSAGCTGVRRSTGQHPGGIIVVPDYMDIFDFSPIQYPADDQSSEWKTTHFDFHSIHDNLLKLDILGHDDPTVIRMLQDLSGIDPKTIPTDDPYVMKIFSGTESLGVTEEQIMCKTGTLGIPEFGTRFVRQMLEDTKPSTFSELVQISGLSHGTDVWLGNAQELIHNKTCTLSEVIGCRDDIMVYLIYKGLDPSMAFKIMESVRKGKGLSDEFKEEMIKNDVPAWYIDSCLKIKYMFPKAHAAAYVLMAVRIAYFKVHFPLMYYAAYFTVRADDFDIDTMVKGSAAIRKVVEEINAKGLEASPKEKSLLTVMELALEMSERGFSFKKVDLYKSSATDFLIEGDSLIPPFNSIPGLGTNAAINIVNSRADGEFLSKEDLQQRGRISKTILEYLDNHGCLTGLPDQNQLSLF; from the coding sequence ATGTCTCAAGAAAAAAAAGATAGATTGCGGTTATTGCTTCAACAGCTTGAATTGACAAGTGATGATATTTTTCCTTACTTTGCAGAAGCTGGAATTGAAAAACTCACAGTTGAAAAAACAACAAAACGATGGCACTTTCATTTTGTTTTGGAAAAAATCCTCCCAGCAAAAGTGTATATGCTCTTTTATGAAAAACTGACTAAAAGCTTTGCACACATCGCAAATGTATCCTTCACTGTAGCGGTTCAGAACCGTTCATTTGAAGATTCCTATATTGCCGACTATTGGCCGATCTGCTTAAAGGAGTTACAAGGTGGTTCTCCACCGCTCATGATGCTGCTAAACGGGCAAACACCTTCCCTGCAGGGTAATAAGCTTATGCTTAAAGCAAGAAATGAAGCGGAAGCCATTGCTGTTAAGAAAAAGTTGAGTACAACCATTTGCTCTATTTATGAAGGTTTTGGCTTTCCTACCTTCATCTTAGACACAACCCTTTCTCATTCTGAGGAAGAATATCAGCAGTTTGTGGAACAAAAACAACAAGAGGATAAACAAAAAGCATTGGCTGCTGTAACAGAAATGCAGAAAAAAGAATCCTCTAAAGATGAAGGTTCCGTAAGTGGGCCGGTGATGATCGGTTATACCATTAAAGACGATGCAGAAATTAAAACCTTGGCGGAAATCGTGGAAGAGGAAAGACGTGTTGCCGTTCAAGGCTATGTATTCGATGCGGAGACAAAAGAGCTGCGCAGTGGAAGAACATTATTGACTTTTAAAATTACTGACTACACTAATTCCATCATGGTGAAGATGTTCTCCCGTGATAAAGAAGATGTACCTCTATTACAAGCAGTCAAAAAAGGTATGTGGCTGAAAGTAAGAGGAAGCATCCAGAATGATACATTTGTACGTGACCTTGTCATGATGGCTAATGATATCAATGAATTTCATGGAAAAGAAGTGCTGGATACCGCACCAGAAGGGGAAAAAAGGGTGGAATTACACCTGCATACCCCGATGAGTACGATGGATGCCGTAAGTTCCATTTCCTCTTTAGTGGCGCAAGCGAAAAAATGGGGGCATGAAGCCATCGCAGTTACAGACCACGCTGTTGCCCAAGCATATCCGGAAGCATATGCAGCAGGTAAAAAGAACGGTGTGAAAATTTTGTACGGGCTTGAAGTCAACCTTGTGGACGATGGTGTGCCAATTGCCTATAACCCTACACATCGAAACCTTGCAGAAGAAACCTACGTGGTGTTTGACGTGGAAACTACAGGGTTGTCTGCTATGTATGATACGATAATCGAGCTTGCGGCAGTGAAGGTGAGGGGCGGCGAGATTATTGATAGATTTGAATCTTTTGCCAATCCGCACCACGCACTCTCTGCTACTACTATCAATTTGACAGGCATTACCGATGATATGGTACAGGACGCACCTGAAGTTGGAGATGTGTTGAAACGATTTTCCGATTGGATGCAGGATGATATTTTAGTAGCACATAATGCAAGCTTTGATATGGGCTTTTTGAATATCGGTTTCCAGCGCATAGGGTTAGGAAAGGCAAAGAATCCTGTCATTGATACATTGGAATTGGGTCGTCTCCTATTTCCAACGTTAAAAAATCACCGTTTAAATACATTATGTAAGAAGTTTGATATTGAATTAACACAGCATCACCGTGCAATATATGATGCAGAGGCAACAGGTTATTTACTGGTAAAGATGCTAAAAGATGCATTGGAAAAAGGGATAACATTTCATGACGAATTAAATGAGCATTCCGGTACAACGGATGCTTATAAACGGGCGAGACCTTCTCATGTCACACTGCTAGCCGTTAATGAAATAGGTTTGAAAAACATCTTTAAAATAGTTTCCATTTCACATATGAATTACTTCTTCCGTGTTCCCCGTATCCCAAGATCACAGTTGCAAAAGCTGCGTGAAGGCATAATTGTCGGGACAGCTTGTGACAAGGGCGAAGTTTTTGAGGGTATGATGCAAAAATCCCCAGATGAAGTGGAAGGGATTGCCGAATTCTATGACTATATCGAGGTTCAGCCACCAAGCAACTATGCACATTTGTTGGAGCTGGAATTAGTCCGAGATGAAAAAGCGCTAAAAGAGATTATCACCAACATTGTCAAACTTGGTGAAAAACTTGAAAAACCTGTGGTGGCAACAGGTAATGTACATTATTTAAAAGAAACTGATAAAATTCACCGAGAGATTTTGGTTCGTTCTCAATCAGGTGCCAATCCGTTGAACAGGCATCAATTGCCGGATGTTCACTTTAAAACAACAGATGAAATGCTTGCGGCCTTCTCTTTCCTTGGAGAAGAAAAAGCAAAAGAAATCGTTGTATCCAACACCCAAAAGGTTGCAGGAATGATTGAAGAAATCAAACCAATCAAAGATGACCTTTATACTCCGAAAATCGAAGGTGCAGATGAAGAAATCCGGGAGATGAGTTATTCCAGGGCAAGAAGCATCTACGGCGACGACCTACCAGAGATTGTTGAGAAGCGGATTGAAAAGGAATTAAAAAGTATTATCGGTCACGGCTTTGCAGTTATCTACTTGATTTCCCAAAAGCTTGTGAAAAAGTCATTGGATGATGGATACCTCGTAGGTTCACGTGGTTCTGTTGGATCGTCCTTTGTGGCAACCATGACAGAAATCACTGAGGTAAACCCATTGCCTCCTCACTATGTGTGCCCAAGTTGTAAAAAATCAGAGTTCTTTGATGACGGATCAGTAGGCTCTGGATTTGACCTGCCAGACAAAGATTGCCCGGATTGCGGCGAGGCATTCACGAAGGACGGCCATGATATCCCATTCGAAACTTTCCTTGGTTTTAAAGGGGATAAGGTACCAGATATCGATTTGAACTTCTCAGGTGAATATCAGCCGAGAGCCCACAACTATACAAAGGTGCTGTTTGGAGAAGATTATGTATTCAGGGCGGGAACCATTGGTACAGTTGCTGACAAAACCGCTTATGGTTATGTAAAAGGATATGCAAATGACCGCAATTTAATATTGCGTGGAGCTGAAGTGGACAGACTTTCAGCAGGATGTACAGGGGTAAGAAGATCGACTGGACAGCATCCAGGCGGAATTATCGTTGTTCCGGATTATATGGATATTTTTGATTTCTCCCCGATCCAGTATCCAGCAGATGATCAGTCATCAGAATGGAAAACGACACATTTTGACTTCCATTCTATTCACGATAACTTGCTTAAGCTTGATATCCTTGGACACGATGACCCGACCGTAATCAGGATGCTTCAGGACCTTAGTGGGATTGACCCAAAGACCATTCCTACAGATGATCCGTATGTGATGAAGATCTTCAGCGGAACGGAATCGCTTGGCGTTACAGAAGAACAAATCATGTGTAAAACAGGAACTCTCGGGATTCCTGAGTTTGGTACTAGGTTTGTTAGACAGATGCTTGAAGATACAAAACCGTCGACATTCTCTGAATTAGTGCAAATATCCGGATTATCTCATGGTACCGATGTTTGGCTTGGCAATGCACAAGAGCTTATCCACAATAAGACTTGTACATTAAGTGAAGTTATCGGTTGCCGTGATGACATCATGGTATATCTAATCTATAAAGGACTTGACCCTTCCATGGCCTTTAAGATCATGGAATCGGTTCGTAAAGGAAAAGGTCTATCCGATGAGTTTAAAGAGGAAATGATCAAAAACGATGTGCCGGCATGGTATATCGACTCCTGTTTGAAAATAAAATACATGTTCCCGAAAGCCCATGCAGCAGCATATGTGCTTATGGCAGTTCGTATTGCATATTTCAAAGTGCACTTCCCATTAATGTACTATGCAGCGTATTTTACCGTTCGCGCCGATGACTTTGATATCGATACAATGGTTAAAGGTTCTGCAGCCATCCGTAAAGTTGTAGAAGAAATCAATGCAAAAGGCTTGGAAGCCTCACCAAAAGAAAAATCCTTACTTACAGTAATGGAACTTGCATTAGAAATGAGTGAACGAGGGTTCTCTTTCAAAAAGGTGGACTTATACAAATCCAGCGCAACTGATTTCTTAATCGAAGGCGATTCCCTGATTCCGCCATTCAATTCCATTCCGGGACTTGGAACAAACGCAGCGATCAACATCGTGAACTCAAGAGCCGATGGAGAGTTCTTGTCCAAAGAAGACTTACAACAAAGAGGCAGAATCTCCAAAACAATCTTGGAATACCTCGACAACCACGGCTGCCTAACAGGCCTGCCAGACCAAAACCAACTATCACTATTCTAA
- the rimP gene encoding ribosome maturation factor RimP — protein MSKNVTETVEELALPIVKEMNVELVDIEYVKEGSSWFLRVFVDKEGGIDIEDCGTVSEKLSEKLDELDPIPHNYFLEVSSPGAERPLKKKEDIEKSVGKYVNIKTYEPIDGLKSFEGDLLDFDGETIKLSMTIKTRKKEVSIPYPKVAKARLAVRF, from the coding sequence ATGAGCAAAAATGTTACAGAAACGGTGGAAGAACTAGCTCTTCCAATCGTAAAAGAAATGAATGTAGAATTAGTGGATATTGAATATGTAAAAGAAGGGTCCTCTTGGTTTTTACGTGTATTCGTCGATAAAGAAGGCGGTATCGACATCGAGGATTGCGGGACAGTAAGTGAAAAGTTAAGTGAAAAGCTTGATGAACTAGATCCGATTCCTCATAACTATTTCCTGGAAGTTTCCTCTCCTGGTGCTGAGCGCCCTCTAAAGAAGAAGGAAGACATCGAGAAATCGGTCGGTAAATATGTCAACATTAAAACGTATGAACCTATCGACGGCTTGAAGTCCTTTGAAGGTGATCTTCTGGATTTCGATGGAGAAACAATCAAACTCTCCATGACTATAAAAACACGTAAAAAGGAAGTTTCCATTCCATATCCAAAAGTAGCGAAAGCACGTTTGGCTGTCAGGTTCTAA
- the nusA gene encoding transcription termination factor NusA, with protein MSSELFDALTLMEKEKGISKDVIIEAIEAALISAYKRNFNQAQNVRVDMNLETGTMRVFARKDVVDEVFDSRLEISIQEARQIDPNYQENDVVEIEVTPKDFGRIAAQTAKQVVTQRVREAERGVIYSEYIEREEDIMTGIVQRLDSKFIYVSLGKIEALLPVNEQMPNEHYKPHDRIKVFLTKVEKTTKGPQIFVSRSHPGLLKRLFELEVPEIYDGTVEIKSVAREAGDRSKISVHCDNPEVDPVGACVGPKGQRVQAIVNELKGEKIDIVRWSKDPVEFVANALSPSKVLEVQVNEEEKATTVIVPDYQLSLAIGKRGQNARLAAKLTGWKIDIKSESEAEELGIYPSLSLSKNDTEDLDDEFYDDDNFED; from the coding sequence ATGAGCAGCGAGTTATTTGATGCTTTAACCCTGATGGAAAAGGAAAAGGGCATTAGCAAAGATGTAATTATTGAAGCGATAGAGGCTGCACTTATATCTGCTTACAAAAGAAACTTTAATCAAGCACAAAATGTACGAGTGGATATGAACCTGGAAACAGGTACAATGCGTGTATTTGCAAGAAAAGACGTAGTAGACGAGGTATTTGATTCCCGTCTGGAAATCTCCATTCAGGAAGCACGTCAAATCGATCCGAACTATCAAGAAAATGATGTGGTTGAGATTGAAGTCACACCAAAGGACTTCGGTCGTATTGCAGCGCAAACAGCAAAACAAGTAGTAACTCAGAGAGTAAGAGAAGCAGAACGAGGAGTCATCTACTCTGAATATATCGAACGTGAAGAAGATATTATGACAGGGATCGTTCAACGTTTAGACTCTAAATTCATTTATGTGAGCCTTGGTAAAATTGAGGCATTGTTGCCAGTTAATGAGCAAATGCCTAATGAACATTACAAGCCTCATGATAGAATTAAAGTGTTCCTTACAAAAGTGGAAAAAACCACAAAAGGCCCACAAATTTTTGTTTCGCGTTCTCATCCAGGACTTTTAAAGCGCCTTTTTGAACTTGAAGTTCCAGAAATTTATGATGGCACCGTTGAAATTAAGTCCGTTGCGCGTGAAGCTGGAGACCGTTCAAAGATTTCCGTTCACTGTGACAATCCTGAAGTAGATCCGGTAGGAGCTTGTGTTGGACCAAAAGGCCAAAGGGTGCAAGCAATTGTTAATGAATTAAAAGGAGAGAAAATTGACATCGTTCGATGGTCAAAAGATCCTGTTGAGTTCGTTGCAAATGCATTAAGTCCTTCTAAAGTACTGGAAGTTCAAGTTAATGAAGAAGAAAAGGCAACAACAGTCATCGTACCTGATTATCAACTTTCTTTAGCAATTGGTAAACGTGGACAAAATGCGAGACTAGCTGCTAAGTTAACAGGTTGGAAAATTGACATCAAGAGTGAATCTGAAGCAGAAGAACTAGGGATTTACCCAAGTCTTTCTCTATCCAAAAACGATACAGAAGATTTGGATGATGAATTCTACGATGACGACAATTTTGAAGACTGA
- the rnpM gene encoding RNase P modulator RnpM: MNNRKKVPMRKCVASQELKPKKELIRIVRSKEGEVSIDPTGKKSGRGAYLASNKESILLAKKKNILARHLEVAIDDSLYDELLQLVETENNSTHE; this comes from the coding sequence GTGAACAATCGCAAAAAGGTCCCAATGCGCAAATGTGTGGCAAGTCAAGAACTGAAGCCGAAAAAGGAATTGATTCGTATCGTCCGTTCTAAAGAAGGCGAAGTTTCGATTGACCCTACAGGGAAAAAGTCAGGACGAGGGGCATATCTTGCAAGTAACAAGGAGAGCATCCTCCTTGCAAAAAAGAAAAACATCTTAGCCCGTCACCTGGAAGTAGCGATTGATGATTCATTGTATGATGAATTACTTCAGCTGGTAGAAACGGAGAATAACTCAACACATGAATAA
- a CDS encoding YlxQ family RNA-binding protein: protein MNNQWLSIVGLATRARKTITGEELVIKEVRAGKAKLVLLASDASANTMKKLQDKCTYYNVPIRTVDDRYELGRAIGKDARVSVAILDEGFAKKLLTMLD from the coding sequence ATGAATAATCAATGGCTATCCATTGTCGGTCTTGCTACAAGAGCAAGAAAGACCATAACAGGGGAAGAACTTGTCATTAAAGAAGTGAGAGCAGGAAAGGCGAAGTTGGTGCTATTGGCAAGCGACGCTTCTGCTAACACGATGAAAAAATTACAAGATAAATGTACGTACTATAACGTGCCGATCAGAACGGTTGACGATCGGTATGAGTTAGGTCGAGCGATAGGAAAAGATGCGAGAGTTTCGGTCGCCATTCTTGATGAAGGGTTCGCCAAAAAACTACTCACCATGCTCGATTAA